In a genomic window of Methanobrevibacter arboriphilus JCM 13429 = DSM 1125:
- a CDS encoding metal-dependent transcriptional regulator, translated as MSNKELSENIEEYLEVLYKYGDKETYVSTTKISKMLEIAPGSVTQMLKKLEDLGYINYIPYKGANLSDKGFKVAQKITRKHRILEKFLTDVLNVKPENVHIQACDMEHSLSDEAERAMCHILEHPDFCPDEKPIPPCDFDFSSCQDCVNEEKDIEEIGVRKSNLISIVDLYTNEKAEVSFIRGNSDVLKNLMSLGIAIGTQVKLNEIDENKSSLNISVNGTDIELPGNIANNIFVSIL; from the coding sequence GGAGATAAAGAAACCTATGTTTCAACAACAAAAATTTCTAAAATGTTAGAGATAGCTCCTGGTAGTGTTACTCAGATGCTAAAAAAATTAGAAGATTTAGGTTATATTAACTATATTCCATATAAAGGTGCTAACTTATCAGATAAAGGATTTAAAGTAGCTCAAAAAATCACAAGAAAACATAGAATACTTGAAAAATTTCTCACTGATGTATTAAACGTAAAACCTGAAAATGTCCATATACAAGCTTGTGATATGGAACATTCATTGTCAGATGAAGCTGAAAGAGCTATGTGTCATATATTGGAACATCCTGATTTTTGTCCAGATGAAAAACCAATTCCTCCATGTGATTTTGATTTTAGCTCTTGTCAAGATTGTGTAAATGAAGAAAAAGACATTGAAGAAATTGGTGTGAGAAAATCTAACTTAATTTCTATTGTAGATCTTTATACTAATGAAAAAGCTGAAGTTTCATTTATTAGAGGCAATTCTGATGTTTTAAAGAATCTAATGTCACTAGGTATAGCTATTGGAACTCAAGTTAAACTCAATGAAATAGATGAAAATAAATCCTCTTTGAATATTTCTGTTAATGGAACAGACATAGAGCTTCCAGGAAATATAGCTAATAATATTTTTGTAAGTATTTTATAA